ggctaaacccaaataattctagttctaggaatagtgttagttctagtgacagtgcaagtgtaaaactagaaccaacactagacctagaactagaatcatttgggtttagccgtcttgagagacgtgcggtaaaacccaaataattctaggtatagtgttagttctagtgacagtgcaagtgtaaaactagaactaacactagatctagaactagaataatttgggtttagccgtcttgagagacgtgcggctaaacccaaatgtttctatacctcgaactagaatcattcgagtgttagttctagttttaattgttattaagcgctaaattgttgtctacactaaaagaaatagattgtacgaatcgtattatagaaaaaatgttatacatgcagcaattcattgtattatattcattatatttattgtactgAATACAATCTCGTCTCGCTGTCACTTTTCGTAGTAAAGTATTATACCTTATAGTAAATTTTTAGTGCATAGTACAATCCATTTCTCTCAGTGTaaaatactatactttgtccacgactattgaaattgattccataaatttattttttaaataaatttttgaataaaggttaaacgtcaatgtgacacaaattcaatgtcactaactgtaaccaacttcacaacaatttgtcaaaattaaatgtcaattttataaaacgtcgttttctctacgaaaattaattaatttatgcttaaatcatacgaaaaaaggaatttgtttaggtttttttaatgtcaaacatttagaaactcctaaaaaattgaattaaattgacgttttttgtgaattgatgtttttttcactccgtgaaaaatgactaccattttgttttagaaaactcattcataaggtatatattcTAAGGTAGTGGTggacaaatattattattatacattatattaatattacatgtgtattatattataatattatatttttcttccaatgacgtcacgTTTATTACCTCACCCCGTCAACGTCAGTTTGTTAGATTTGGATAACCTTATATAACTAATACTCAGCAGACCTTGGATTTTGTAGTCAAATTAACatttcaaatgtcaaattattttaatcttaaacgtcaaaaaaaaatgacacaatacattaagtttttttaaatcttgttataattgttttatttagaTGGATAAATCGAAATTGGAAACGATGGATATCACCCCAACGAAAGAAACGGTTTCTGCGGATGAAATGACATCGAGAGACTATTATTTTGATTCGTACGCTCATTTTGGTATACACGAGGAAATGTTAAAAGACGAAGTGCGCACGTTGACCTATCGTAACTCAATGTACCACAATAAACATCTTTTCAATGGTAAAATTGTGATGGATATCGGTTGTGGAACGGGAATTTTGAGCATGTTCGCCGCGAAAGCAGGTGCAAAACATGTTATAGCCGTTGAGTGTTCGAATATCGTTGATTACGCgaaaaaaatcgttgaaacTAACAAATTGGATCATATTATAACGATTATTAAGGGTAAAGTTGAAGAAATTGATTTACCCGAAGGTATCGAAAAGGTTGATATAATTATATCGGAATGGATGGGTTATTGTTTGTTTTACGAAAGTATGTTGGATACAGTATTATACGCTCGTGATAAGTGGTTGAAACCGGACGGTGCGTTGTTTCCGGATCGTTGTTCATTATTTATAACGGCTATTGAAGATAGACAGtataaagatgaaaaaattaattggtgGGATGACGTTTACGGTTTCGATATGAGTTCAATTAGGAAAGTGGCTATAAGCGAACCTCTCGTAGACGTCGTTGATCCAAAACAAGTCGTAACCAACGCGTGTTTGGTTAAAGAAGTTGATCTGTATACCGTTAAGAAGTCTGATTTGGATTTTTCGACGCCGTTTCATTTACAGGTTCGTCGAAACGATTACGTTCAAGCGCtggttacattttttaatgttgaatTTACAAAATGTCATAAAAGAATCGGGTTTAGTACGGCTCCCGAGGCACCTTATACTCATTGGAAACAGactgttttttatttcgaagAACATCTTACCGTTAAAAAGAGCGAGGAGATTTTCGGAAAGTTTGAGATGAAGCCGAATCCGCGTAATAACCGCGACTTGGACTTTGTGATTGAAATTGACTTCAACGGTGAATTGGGTGGTGTGCATGAAATAAATCGATACAGGATGCGTTAACGCGAAATTTACTTTtcatactctattttttattgtcttctttttaattacgtcgataaaaaatttagtaatCCACCcagtttcttgttttttttattattattaaaaatagtttcaattcattttttttgatttttcatttttcttagtattcttatcttaattaatcagccttaattaacttattttgttGTAGAACTAgtcgttttataaaaaataagtaaaacgTGGTTTTGTTAATTAGTACTTTGCCTTTGATGATTTTGTGTCGCTACAATTTGAATCTCGCGTGACCAAATTTTTATAGGACTTCGATAAATCGTGTTCGAATAAACAGAAAGACATAGAATTGTTTAATAACCCCCGCCCCCTCCCGTTTTTGTCAGTTTCTATTTTGCATGTAATGAATCGAGTGCactaaaataaagtaatttaaaataacgaaacgtgtaaactaaataaaacCTTTAGAACAAGATACATTTTATACATTATTACAACTGCTGgattgaattttttataatccaaAATCTGTTTAGTTTACCCtcattaaaaacgtttttgtcTTCTTTGAAAAGTGGCTATAGTTGTCAATAAGAActgtaaacaacaaaaaaaatggacTTGCAATAAAAAACAACAGTTTCACACCAGTTTCTTTTccttgtatttatttatttaccctataaattatcttataattagaccgcgttatacatcacttaactaagcgacattttatcgtttttagagattttcatgctgtctggtaggtaaaggtgtaacttatcttagaaaaaatgcagaataccgaaagacgtgaaatactatttgttttaaaggataaagctAAGCGCGTTATACGATTTCAAGTCCGATTTGCAGCATACGTCTAAGAACCGACTTagatacaccaagaaattctacaatagaaaaaatagatgaatCTACAATTTCGGGCCAGTGTCGTTTTCtagatgttagtataaaattaaaagtttatgtcttattttatatagaatttaagtctaactagtttcggcactaggccattttcaaaaactaacagaagttagtagaaaaaaaattaaccaaattttgtaggtctagtgttagttctagttttacgctatcactagaactaacaaaaatccaagaactagaatcattcgggtttagaagtattgagagacgtacggctaatgttagttctaatgacagtgcaagtgaaaaactagaactaacaatatatatagaactacaatcattcagatttagccgtttttagaaacgtgcggctaaacccaaatgattctaggtttagtgttagttttacacttacactgtCACCAGAACAAACATTAAACTTAGAAACATTTCGGTTTaaccgtacgtctcttaagagtactagagtgaataatagcggtgaataatcattaaataataaacttgaCAACCtgataattatttgaaacgtcaaaatttcaaaaaacgtcaatttaatttaattttttaagactctaaaggtttgacattaaaaaaacataaacaaattcctttttacGTATGATTTaggcataaattaattaattttcgtaaaaaaaatatgacgtttcataaaattgacatttaattatgacaaattgttgtgaagttggttatattgaatttgtgtcacattgacgtttaaactttattcaaaaaataaatttgtccaCGTCTAACTTAtaatctttgattatatataatatagattgagccaacgaaagagatagcttgcgcaaggtgatcgaaccgagatagacatagaagcgtactgacatataatgggcgtgcgttaattttggcggtaaatttaaaacaaaattaataaatgaaaaaagaaaaataaaataaaatttccttattatttataatacttacaagtgatgtgaaactgtattatcacgaactttgcacacgaaacaatacatttttaaacataacggtgtgactggctgtggcacaacaaaacgataaacgtcaaatggaagaggtttgacacttttgtgcgcatgcgcccgtctgtttagtaccgttttatgtctatctttgttacactttcacattatcgctttccatctgcgtctattcaccttgagccacatttttgttagtagatatattcagttagctcaatccatattatatataatcaaagcttataatatataccttataaatgagttttctaaaacgaaagggtagtcatttttcacatagtgaataatagcggtgaataatcattatttaCGGGTAATCAACTTGacagattaataataattatttgaaacatcaaaatttcaaaaaacgtcaatttaaatcaattttttaggactttctagaggtttgacattaaaaaaacgtaaataaattccttttttcatatgatttaagcataaattaattaattttcgtaaaaaaaaacatgacgtttcataaaattaacatttaattttgacaaattgttgtgaagttggttacagttggtaacattgaagttttgtcacattgacgtttaaactttatccaaaaattgattaaaaaaaaaacttgccCACGACTACTTTATAATACATATATATCTTATAAAtgagttttctctttaaagtgagtccaaacttgacgcatttatcacaatacaccaaaaagttcgaacttttaattttgacatatttgtcaacttcataaaaaatcctttaaaatgcgTCCAAATGTCCCACTCgatatatttaactttaatattaatggacttccggtttgaaacgttaacgtcaattttgacatatttgtcatcttcattaaaaaaacctttaaaataagtccaaagatgacgcactcaaaaaaagttagaataaaaaacattaacccaaagttagcaacaatgaaggtagcaatttaatttttaaatattaataccaaccttaattttttatttttttttaattatatttttgtttttgtgacaaatattaagatatataaaaattaagaatatgacaaaatgacattgacatttcaaaccggaagttgagtaatattggaattaaaagtatcatgtttggactcattttaaaagatttttcacgacgattacataaatgtcaaaattgacgttgacattttaaacgtgaagttagttatcatataatagtaGTTTTATAagtgaagttaatctagtgttagtacttttcagcactttctttttattttcaacgtgttttttgggtcatttcacattgattaaaaaaaatcgtcgatttttaagccacatgatgattcttgaatttttcgcAAGTTTCAACTCTCAACATATATTCTAGCGTTTCCCAATCCTCCAcacagcctacaccacctctccacATCGTCCGCCCCAGTCCGCCCAACACCTGTTCCCTCTCTCTCTATTGCTACAGCAGAATCTGGCTAGAAAATATCAGAGTCAAGAAAATCACAAGGTCAAAACAAAATCTCAAATGAGCTACCTACTAATGAGCTAAAATAGGGAGGAGACAGTTTAATAATGGAAATAACATCACTGATAAGCAAAATCTTAACTGAGCAAAAAATACCAAACGCATGGAAAACAAGCACAATGATTCTAATGTTCAAAACAGGAGATAAGAAAGAAACAACTACAGAGGCATAAACCTACTTATATTCAATAGCCTTCTCTAGTACCTGCCTAACGACAAAAACCGCGTCAACAGTCGAACGATTCTTCTATGATGCGCTGACCCAGTATGCCAGTAAACAGATTCATAGAggtgttataatttttgttaaaattaaccaAAATCGCATGTTATAACTTGTTAAtactttgttttaattaaattagtgtgttattaaaattcggtaaaaataaaaacggcTCGTTATCGTTTTTAAGGCTGAAAGTTTAATGTTAAttgtacaaaacaaaaaaataataactctctcaaattaaaataaatttatgattttaaattcttaatttaagtattttagCATCACTTCTTAACTGGATAAAGCTGTTTACTATAGATGGATCCAAATCAACCTATtttggataaaaaaaattaataattttatattagcaataaataaaacatcttACTAATGAATCTTCTCGAACTTGATCCAAATTTTCTGGTTTAACCAATAATAAATTGCAAAGTGCGTGGAGTGTTTCAAAAAGTTTTGCAACTAAAGGACCCAATGGTTTTGTACATGACCTATATTCGTTTAAATCGCAAATTACAATCATACcacctataaaaaaaataaattaaattatttaagcagtttaaataaaacataattacCTAAGGTATTATATTGAAATTGTAAGAGATGTTCATAAATAACTTTATGAAGTTTAATACCCAATTCTTGAAGAATAACAACAACGTTATTTCCATCtaaattgtttgttatttGACTTATTGTGTTGGTGATATATTGAGTAACTCCACGGCAAgccttaaataaaatttaaataataaccaacataaagagaaaaaattaaataattacgtTTGACGCAACAGTATTTATATCATCCGTATCCGGTTTAAAATCACTTTTCTTTTGCTCACTTTGTAAATAAAGTTTGACCCACGTAACAATAGCGGTTAAACAactaaaatgatttaaacgttaatttaataatttgcctaaaaatacaaaatataccGATCAAAACCAatgttaacttttttttcaatctcTTCCAATCTCTGTTTTTTCATTTGTAAGCATTCGCTGTACTTTTCCGGGcttctacataaaaaaaatcattttaatcatcaaattttggttgtttcatattttttaatacttagtAACTAACGGAACCACCAAATCAACAAATTGTTTTTCCAACAAATGTATTATGTTATTACTTTGATGAATAAccgtaaaaaaatagaaattcgGAGGAATTTTTGGTCCTTCAACGACCGGAATTGATTGAAGACCCAATTCGATTGCGTAAGCAATATGAtcaatcaataaatatttttgtaattcatcCAAAATTCTTACTGCGTTTGAAGCTTTTTCATCTGATTTTGataactaaaatataaaataaaaattaaccttTCGAAAAATgacaatatttaaatgaatacaAACATTCGAAATTGTTGATaggtaataataacaattttaataactattaatagttaataaatttgtgCATATAACAGGTAAATAAAAGCCTGTTTTGCTGTGTTTGAGACGAACGGCaaaacccaaatatttctaattctagttttagttcaaaaaatatacaatctaGCACAGTcgttagacctagaactaaaaacattcgggtttagctgtcttaagagaTGAATAGCTAAAttcaaatgtttctaggtctagtgttacttctaataACAGTGTTAGGTAACACTAATTGTAGGttgtagtatatttttattgcattaaaactagaaccagcactagacctagaaatatttagttctagatctagtgttaattctacttttATTATTCAGCGTAATTATTCAAGTAATAATGGTGCGGGCGCAAATAGACGTGGTGTTCCCCTTGGAAATTTCACCATTGAACTCCCACTATTGGAAAAAATAGATGTGGTgtacattttatattatattttacaatataaGTTGGGCAATTTACGTAGTGTGTTAGTCATTATATGATCTTGGAGACGAATAGTTGTATGCAAATTAAAATCAGTgttattgtcaaaattttacaaaatggaACGATGAAAAGGTTCGCGACAGAAACATCAGTCCGGTGAACTACGAAAGAATATGAGGAAGAAGAGAAAGGCACCAAAAAATCAACACCAAGCTGAGCTAGAGGAAATGAGTGTAAgcacaaaaattgaaaaataaaaacacagTATTTGTTCCCGTAGAGGAAATTATGGGCTACAGGAATGCTCCATTTTTTCACTGTTTTTACTACTATATCTGAATGTGTGAAATGTAAACaatccacagtaggcgaagtctctcttcagcccacagtccaatcctatgtttggccatcgcaaattatacaccaactgctggtttagcgctgccctctcgtgctagctcatctgccacttcattgccagcaaccccagagtgacttgagacccagatcagagaaactctgttatcacaactcagtgtatttaatgttctcttacagtCATTAAtcagagcggcttgactgtctcaAGAAGGAATCCAATGCTACAAGAACCGAACCTTGCAAAACTCCTGTTTCGACTCTTTTTCATTCCGATATTTCATCTTTCCAGTGAGTTTGTTGTTGTCGCTGATCCAGATATGAAACAAACAGGTTAAGGGCCTTATTTCTTATACCGTATTTGTTCAATTTCTTAGTCAGAATGTCATGATTTACAAGATCAAAAGCCTTGCTAAGATCACAAAAGGCAATTTGAGTATATTTTTGTTCATCAAAACCTCTTATGATCACTTGTAACACATTAAGCAAgcaatttccaaaattttggACATTGATTGGACAGTGATTGGTAGTTATGCAGGTCGTTGGGATCTCCAGGTTTCTGTATTGGTATAATTTACCCGTATTTTAGttcttttggaaaaattcCCTCTGTCATACATTTATTGGAAATGACTGTTAATTGTTTAGAGACACAAGTTATTAGTTCTTTTAAGAGTTTTGTTGATAAtccatatacagggtgtatctaaattgatgcgaaagattttaaggggtgatttttcagcgaaaattaaggggttttattatttatttcttttttttttgattaaattaattttgggaGAAACtgttcttaatatttaaaaatttgtcattATGACATCAGCCTACTtgatatttttacataaataataacattaataaccATACTGTGAATTTGTGTCAAATaggtattttatttctttatggacaaactaacaattttaggagaaaatgttaagagacaaaaaagttgcatATTAAACCctctatttaaattaatttttaaaattgaaaaatgtagacgcaaatttctttcaaaatttcaatatttttttttcaatacttttcaaatcgaacccaacaattattatacatcattttaaaaagaaagctttgagctttaatttagaataagtctcattccttaatttcaataaatccgacttccaggaatttttaaattggcatcttttttgacactcttaggttatacgaaaatgtaagttttatttcaacattctttttctctgtatttttccaatccaaacCAACAATTagtatacatcattttaaagagaaagctttgggctttaatttaaaataagtttcattccttaatttcaataaatactgcttccaggaatttttaaattagcatcttttttgacacttttaggttattcgaaaatgtaagttttgtttcaacatttcttttctcaatatttttccaatcgaacccaacaattattatacatcattttaaaaaggaagctttgagctttaatttaaaataagtctcattccttaatttcaataaatacgggttccagaaatttttaaattagca
This genomic stretch from Onthophagus taurus isolate NC chromosome 7, IU_Otau_3.0, whole genome shotgun sequence harbors:
- the LOC111420388 gene encoding protein arginine N-methyltransferase 1 isoform X2 — encoded protein: MDKSKLETMDITPTKETVSADEMTSRDYYFDSYAHFGIHEEMLKDEVRTLTYRNSMYHNKHLFNGKIVMDIGCGTGILSMFAAKAGAKHVIAVECSNIVDYAKKIVETNKLDHIITIIKGKVEEIDLPEGIEKVDIIISEWMGYCLFYESMLDTVLYARDKWLKPDGALFPDRCSLFITAIEDRQYKDEKINWWDDVYGFDMSSIRKVAISEPLVDVVDPKQVVTNACLVKEVDLYTVKKSDLDFSTPFHLQVRRNDYVQALVTFFNVEFTKCHKRIGFSTAPEAPYTHWKQTVFYFEEHLTVKKSEEIFGKFEMKPNPRNNRDLDFVIEIDFNGELGGVHEINRYRMR
- the LOC111420388 gene encoding protein arginine N-methyltransferase 1 isoform X1, which encodes MASSDITAGVAIFENGLTTGSENMDKSKLETMDITPTKETVSADEMTSRDYYFDSYAHFGIHEEMLKDEVRTLTYRNSMYHNKHLFNGKIVMDIGCGTGILSMFAAKAGAKHVIAVECSNIVDYAKKIVETNKLDHIITIIKGKVEEIDLPEGIEKVDIIISEWMGYCLFYESMLDTVLYARDKWLKPDGALFPDRCSLFITAIEDRQYKDEKINWWDDVYGFDMSSIRKVAISEPLVDVVDPKQVVTNACLVKEVDLYTVKKSDLDFSTPFHLQVRRNDYVQALVTFFNVEFTKCHKRIGFSTAPEAPYTHWKQTVFYFEEHLTVKKSEEIFGKFEMKPNPRNNRDLDFVIEIDFNGELGGVHEINRYRMR